The following is a genomic window from Campylobacter lari subsp. lari.
TGCTAAAGAAATGCAACAAATTTTAATCAATGTTATAGAAAAAGGAACAGGTAAAAAAGCACAAACTCAAGGCATCATCATAGGTGGTAAAACAGGTACAGCTAGGATAGCTGAAAGAAAAGGCTATACTTCAAATCGTTATAATGCTTCATTTTTTGGCTTTGCAAATGATGAGAAAAACAATTATACCATAGGAGTTTTGGTGAGAAATCCTACCAAGGCTTATAGTTATTATGCTGCACAAAGTGCTTTACCTATGTTTAAAGATACAGTAAATCTTATGATAAAAGAAAGCTATTTAAAGCCTATAGAAAATAAAACGATAAAAACCAATCCAAACTAACTTTAAAAAATTTAGAGTTTTATTTAACTCTAAACTAAACAATTTAAAATAAACTCTATAAACTCATCGCTATCATTGGGACAAGTAATAAGCTCATAATCACTTTTTGCTAAGTGTCTATACTCAACCCCAAGCTCAAAAATCGTTTCAGAACAATCTATACAAAAAGATATAGGATAAATCAAAGCTTTTTGATCTAAATTTTTTAAAATATCACTTGTATTAGGTTCAAGCCATTTTACTGGACCTAGTTTTGATTGATATGATAAAATGATTTGTTCAAATTCATTTTTAAGTTTTTCTTTTAAGACGCCCACATGCTCTTGCACATGTTTTTCATACAAATCACCTTTTTTAATCACTGAAAGCGGTAAAGAATGGGCAGAAAAAATCAAAATTTTATAATCACATTCTTTCTTTTTTTCTAAAATATGTTTTATAATCATTTCATTGTAAAGCTCATCTTTATAAAAAACATCAATGATTTTTACATTAGCTTGATTTTGGATATTTCTTAGCTCATTTTGCACCACTTCTAAAGAACTAGTTACAGTGGTTTTAGAATGATGAGGATATAGAGGAAATAAAATGATTTCATCATTTTTTTGAAAATCATATTTTGAAAAAACCTCATTTGCAAAGGGTGGCACATATAGACTAATAAAATCAAAGCTATATTCTCTAGTTTTAGAATTTAATTTATCACATAAACTTTGCGTGATTTGAGTAAGCGGGGATTTCCCACCCATTTTTTCATAGTTTTGCTTCATAGTTTTTAGTCTTGATTTTCTTATCATAAAGGCTACAAATTTTCTTAAAAAAACATTTTTTATCCCTAAAATATAAGGATCATTAAACATATTTTTTAAAAAAACTTCACATTCATCAAGTTTATTAACCCCACCCATATTTAAAAAAAATACATATTTCACTATTTAACACCTTCTAAAATTTCTTGCACTCTCAAAGCATCTTCAATGTTAGCTAAATTTTTACAAACTCCATTTTGCAAAAGCTCAAAAAAGGCTTTATGTTCAGCATACAAAGGAGAATTTTCATATAAATTTGGAATTTTTTGCATATTGATAAATAGTTCAAAATTTTTAAGATCAAGCTCATAAGTATATTTTTTACCTAAAAGTGAGATTTTTCTTATAATGCATTGTCCATTCCAACTATCATGGATATTTGCTAAAACATTTTCTAATTTTAAGCTTATCATTACCTCATTTTCGAATTTATTATAATGAAAGCTTTTATAAATATTTGCTTTTAAAATTTGCTCTTGACTTAAAAATCTAACTAAGTCAATATCATGCACACTAAGATCGCTTAAAACACCTACATCGTTTATTCTTTGTGGATAAGGTGAAATTCTTTGTATATTAATACTTATAATCTCATCTTCTAAAAGTTTTTCTTTTAAAGTTAAAATAGCCGGATTAAATCTCTCGCAAAAACCCACCCCTACTCTGACTTTATTTTCTCTAGCTTTTTGCTCTAAAATTAAAATTTCATCAACATTTAACGCCAAAGGCTTTTCTATTAAAACATTTTTTATTTTAGGGAAAACCTTTAAAGCTATATCTAAATGCGTATGAGTAGGCGTAGCAATGATAACACCATCAAGATTTTGCTTTAAAAAATCATCAAAATTTTTATGAAAAAAGTGTTTAAATTCATCTTTGCAAAAAGGATCATAAAGATGAATTTCTTTTACTTTTAAATTACGCTCAAGCTCTCTTAAATGATTTTTACCCATTTTACCAAGGCCTATAAGCCCTATTTTCATTTAAAAACCTCAATCACTCTAGCTTGGTGCTCTTCTTTTAAAAATGCACTCATAGGCAAAGATAAAATTTCATCACTTAAGAGTTCTGTATTTGGCAAATCTCCTTTTTTATAAGCAAGATAAGCAAAAGCTTCTTGCAAATGAAGCCCCAAAGGATAATGCACAGCACATGGAATGTTATTATCTTGTAATTTTTGCATGATTTTTTCTCTATTTTTTACACGCACGCTATATTGAGCCCAAGCACTGCTAAACCCTTCTTTTCTAGGCGGAATTATGCAATTTTTCAAATTTTCATCATAAATTTTTGCCACTACTTCTCTTTTTTTAATCTCTTCATCTAAGTATTGTAATTTCACATTCAAAATAGCTGCTTGGATGGTATCAAGCCTTCCATTAATACCGATGTATTTATGCTTATATCTTTGTACTTGTCCATGATTTAAATAAATTTTTATTTTTTGCGCTAATTCATCATCTTGGGTAAAAATCGCCCCGCCATCTCCATAAGCACCTAAAGGCTTAGATGGGAAAAAGCTTGTGCAAGATATATCAGCTATAGCACATGATTTTATGCCCTTTTGACTAGCTCCAAAACTTTGCGCACTATCTTCTATCAAAGCAATATTTTGACTTTTGCAAAGCTCCTTTAGGGCAAACATATCAGGCATAAGCCCAAAAATACTCACAGCAATAACAGCCTTAGTTTTAGGTGTGATAGCGCTTTGAATTTTTTCTAAACTAAGATTATAATCTTTAAAATCAATATCTACAAAAACAGGTTTAGCGCCGATTAGAGCAACCATTTCAGCTGTAGCTATAAAGGTAAAACTTGGCACTATTACCTCATCATCTCTACTCACACCCAAAGCCATCAAGGCTAAAAATAAAGCACTTGTGCCGCTTGAACAACCTATTGCGTGTTTAATACCTACATATTTAGCTAAATTGTTTTCAAATTCTTCTAATTTTGCACCACCTATGAAAGAAGTGTTTTGTAAAACTTCACTAATAGCCTCATCGATTTCATTTTTATAAGCATTATATTGAGCATTTAAGTCTATAAAAGGAATTTTCATTGTATTACC
Proteins encoded in this region:
- the hemH gene encoding ferrochelatase: MKYVFFLNMGGVNKLDECEVFLKNMFNDPYILGIKNVFLRKFVAFMIRKSRLKTMKQNYEKMGGKSPLTQITQSLCDKLNSKTREYSFDFISLYVPPFANEVFSKYDFQKNDEIILFPLYPHHSKTTVTSSLEVVQNELRNIQNQANVKIIDVFYKDELYNEMIIKHILEKKKECDYKILIFSAHSLPLSVIKKGDLYEKHVQEHVGVLKEKLKNEFEQIILSYQSKLGPVKWLEPNTSDILKNLDQKALIYPISFCIDCSETIFELGVEYRHLAKSDYELITCPNDSDEFIEFILNCLV
- a CDS encoding Gfo/Idh/MocA family protein yields the protein MKIGLIGLGKMGKNHLRELERNLKVKEIHLYDPFCKDEFKHFFHKNFDDFLKQNLDGVIIATPTHTHLDIALKVFPKIKNVLIEKPLALNVDEILILEQKARENKVRVGVGFCERFNPAILTLKEKLLEDEIISINIQRISPYPQRINDVGVLSDLSVHDIDLVRFLSQEQILKANIYKSFHYNKFENEVMISLKLENVLANIHDSWNGQCIIRKISLLGKKYTYELDLKNFELFINMQKIPNLYENSPLYAEHKAFFELLQNGVCKNLANIEDALRVQEILEGVK
- a CDS encoding DegT/DnrJ/EryC1/StrS family aminotransferase, translating into MPFIDLNAQYNAYKNEIDEAISEVLQNTSFIGGAKLEEFENNLAKYVGIKHAIGCSSGTSALFLALMALGVSRDDEVIVPSFTFIATAEMVALIGAKPVFVDIDFKDYNLSLEKIQSAITPKTKAVIAVSIFGLMPDMFALKELCKSQNIALIEDSAQSFGASQKGIKSCAIADISCTSFFPSKPLGAYGDGGAIFTQDDELAQKIKIYLNHGQVQRYKHKYIGINGRLDTIQAAILNVKLQYLDEEIKKREVVAKIYDENLKNCIIPPRKEGFSSAWAQYSVRVKNREKIMQKLQDNNIPCAVHYPLGLHLQEAFAYLAYKKGDLPNTELLSDEILSLPMSAFLKEEHQARVIEVFK